The following coding sequences lie in one Deltaproteobacteria bacterium HGW-Deltaproteobacteria-6 genomic window:
- a CDS encoding histidine ammonia-lyase: MKKSRRPTKCLKCSKEWSKRKSRTGPIDSVSVRRDDWVKGEFEPMKKIGNKAAVVIDGGHVSFEDILAVAEDGVPVVISTAAAFVKRMGKTQKALMDAMQKGVAVYGVNTGYGKSCGNRINMKTAMKNGFNIFRFHGCGTGDPIGIPETRAAMLTRIICLSRGYSGVSIGLLKQMADFLNEGITPVVPCEGSVGASGDLTPMSYIGAALMGERDVFYRDDIMPAAKALKKAGLKPYRYLPKEPLSMVNGTTTMTGIAVMDVGRAERILDAAIVATALSVHAMKGNAHHYHPVISGAKPFPGQTHVAGKISQLLTARVSARRLEDDALETLQDPYSLRCAPQVLGVLADALTWIKKWVEIEANSSNDNPIFDPATGEVLMGGNFYGGHIAFAMDGLKAALASAADMCDRQIMLLVNPNLNRGLPGDLVFQNGNGQGLHHGFKAMSISSSALTAEALKATMPAASFSRSTESHNQDKVSMGTIAARDAERVCTLTERVVSIHLLAAAQACDIRQNVQVRPLLAKTLQNIRRVSDPVTEDRPLDEDIERMCLVIRYTDFFRGKS; encoded by the coding sequence ATGAAGAAGAGCCGCAGACCTACAAAATGTTTAAAATGCTCAAAAGAGTGGTCGAAAAGGAAAAGCAGGACGGGACCTATCGACAGCGTGTCCGTCCGCAGAGATGATTGGGTGAAAGGAGAATTTGAACCGATGAAGAAAATTGGCAACAAGGCCGCCGTGGTCATCGACGGCGGTCATGTCAGTTTTGAAGATATTCTGGCGGTGGCCGAAGACGGCGTGCCCGTGGTGATCAGCACTGCTGCGGCTTTTGTGAAGCGGATGGGGAAGACGCAAAAAGCATTGATGGACGCGATGCAGAAAGGCGTTGCGGTTTACGGTGTCAACACGGGTTATGGCAAATCCTGCGGCAACCGGATCAACATGAAAACCGCCATGAAAAACGGCTTCAATATTTTCCGCTTTCATGGCTGCGGCACCGGTGATCCGATAGGCATTCCCGAAACACGCGCCGCCATGCTGACCCGCATCATCTGTCTTTCGCGCGGCTACTCCGGCGTGTCGATCGGCTTGCTCAAACAAATGGCGGATTTTTTAAACGAGGGTATTACGCCCGTGGTGCCTTGTGAAGGGTCCGTCGGCGCGTCCGGCGATCTGACGCCCATGTCCTATATCGGGGCGGCGCTCATGGGTGAACGCGATGTGTTCTATCGGGATGACATCATGCCTGCCGCCAAGGCTCTGAAAAAAGCCGGATTGAAACCTTACCGGTATCTGCCGAAAGAACCGCTGTCGATGGTGAACGGCACAACAACCATGACGGGGATCGCCGTCATGGACGTGGGGAGAGCCGAAAGAATTCTGGATGCCGCAATTGTTGCCACAGCGCTCAGTGTTCATGCGATGAAAGGCAACGCCCATCATTATCATCCGGTGATTTCCGGTGCCAAGCCGTTTCCCGGCCAAACCCATGTCGCCGGGAAAATATCCCAATTGCTTACTGCCCGCGTGTCCGCGCGCCGGTTGGAAGACGACGCGCTGGAAACCCTGCAGGACCCTTACTCGCTGCGCTGCGCCCCGCAGGTGCTGGGTGTGCTGGCTGATGCGCTGACCTGGATAAAAAAATGGGTGGAGATCGAAGCCAACTCGTCCAACGATAATCCGATATTTGATCCCGCCACGGGAGAGGTGCTGATGGGCGGCAACTTTTACGGCGGCCATATCGCTTTTGCCATGGACGGACTCAAGGCCGCGCTGGCTTCGGCGGCGGATATGTGCGACCGTCAGATCATGCTGCTGGTCAATCCGAATCTCAACCGGGGACTGCCGGGCGATCTGGTTTTCCAAAACGGCAACGGGCAGGGGCTGCATCATGGTTTCAAGGCCATGTCGATTTCGTCATCGGCGCTGACCGCCGAAGCGCTGAAGGCCACGATGCCCGCCGCGTCTTTTTCGCGTTCGACCGAGTCCCATAATCAGGATAAGGTCAGTATGGGCACGATTGCGGCCCGGGATGCCGAAAGGGTCTGCACGCTGACGGAGCGGGTGGTTTCCATTCATCTGCTGGCGGCGGCGCAGGCGTGCGATATCCGGCAAAACGTCCAGGTCCGGCCGCTTCTTGCCAAAACGCTGCAAAATATCCGGCGGGTAAGCGACCCGGTGACGGAAGACCGGCCGCTTGATGAAGATATTGAAAGAATGTGCCTGGTTATTCGTTACACTGATTTTTTCAGGGGAAAGTCATGA
- a CDS encoding beta-ketoacyl-[acyl-carrier-protein] synthase II, with translation MDKKKRIVITGMGTINAIGGNVAQFAAALKQGVCGISEMDLFDTSEFRTHRGGQIRNFNPRQCIPGGFDTKRMSRADQLSFAAAIEALTDAGLYPLSASLKEDMGVAIGGGSGGLLEAESFYAELLKKGLAKSRFSRLSAIFCASSADRIASNLELGGPKATFMTACSAGATALGYARDLMVNGQASVMLAGGVEPMCRLTYAAFNALKSVDEDFCRPFDKNRAGLSLGEAAAILVMEPLEAALARGAKIYGEILGYGVTCDSFHMTSPDENASGAVRSMQAALQDSGLTPSDIDYINAHGTATPVNDVTETRAIKEVFGKRAYSIPVSSTKSMHAHTLGAAGALEGIVSLLSLAHGFIPPTIHRGTADPECDLDYVTEGSRKACLRAVLSNSFAFGGNNTTIIFGKYEGRGAVHG, from the coding sequence ATGGATAAAAAAAAGCGTATTGTTATTACGGGCATGGGAACGATAAACGCCATTGGCGGCAATGTCGCGCAATTTGCCGCCGCGCTTAAGCAGGGCGTCTGCGGTATTTCTGAGATGGACCTGTTTGATACGAGTGAATTCCGCACCCATCGGGGCGGCCAGATCAGAAATTTTAATCCCCGTCAATGTATCCCGGGTGGATTTGACACCAAAAGAATGTCACGGGCCGATCAGCTTTCCTTTGCCGCAGCGATTGAAGCGCTGACCGACGCCGGTCTTTACCCGCTTTCTGCATCACTCAAAGAAGATATGGGTGTGGCCATTGGCGGCGGTTCGGGCGGGCTTCTGGAAGCGGAAAGCTTCTATGCGGAGCTGTTGAAGAAAGGTTTGGCGAAGTCGAGGTTCTCCCGCCTGTCCGCCATCTTTTGTGCATCGTCGGCCGACCGGATTGCCTCCAATCTGGAACTCGGGGGCCCCAAGGCCACATTTATGACCGCCTGTTCCGCGGGCGCCACTGCGCTGGGTTATGCCCGGGATTTGATGGTTAACGGTCAGGCCTCCGTGATGCTGGCGGGCGGTGTGGAACCGATGTGCCGGCTCACCTATGCCGCATTTAATGCGCTGAAATCCGTCGATGAGGATTTCTGCCGGCCTTTTGACAAAAACCGGGCGGGTCTTTCTCTGGGTGAGGCGGCGGCCATTCTGGTCATGGAACCCCTGGAGGCCGCGTTGGCCCGGGGCGCAAAGATTTATGGTGAAATTCTGGGCTACGGTGTGACGTGTGATTCATTTCACATGACCTCGCCTGATGAAAACGCGTCGGGCGCCGTGCGTTCCATGCAGGCCGCGCTTCAAGACAGCGGGCTTACCCCCTCCGATATTGATTACATCAACGCCCATGGGACGGCCACACCGGTTAATGATGTGACGGAGACCCGGGCCATAAAAGAGGTATTCGGTAAGCGGGCGTATTCCATTCCCGTGAGTTCGACCAAATCCATGCATGCCCATACCCTGGGTGCGGCGGGCGCTCTGGAAGGGATCGTCAGCCTGCTTTCACTGGCCCACGGGTTTATTCCGCCGACCATCCATCGGGGTACGGCCGATCCCGAATGCGATCTGGATTACGTGACGGAGGGGTCGCGAAAGGCCTGCCTGCGCGCCGTTCTTTCCAATTCTTTTGCTTTCGGCGGGAACAATACCACGATTATTTTCGGCAAATATGAAGGGCGGGGTGCGGTTCATGGATAA
- a CDS encoding radical SAM protein, with product MHFLLIYPKWEKLDRQTSFTLPPHGPVVMAACLPEDVDVKFIDENVEPVDFDAAVDFVGISMMLTAQVKRGWEIADAFRARGVKVICGGIATMLHAEESEQHADAVFLGEAEGWMEQVFADFEAGRLQKVYNYMQNFQPIESVGTARRGILNRGMYNYKGVQMVDLVHASRGCRFNCYPCCVNFLGGRSFRPRPYDKVVEEMAGINNNRLFIVDNSLAQDKDWEMGLFKEMIPLKKKWCCHPIENDDKVLDLAAQAGAWFVYQAIFDSSDFIRERVKRYHDYGIGVEGSILLGLDYHTEDYIKRLVDFLLEIELDMAEFTVLTPFPHTRTFDDLHREGRIASYDWNRYTCGKVVFQPKLMTPEALQQMYYYAWDTFYEEEPQTYKMFKMLKRVVEKEKQDGTYRQRVRPQR from the coding sequence ATGCATTTTCTGTTAATTTATCCGAAATGGGAAAAACTCGATCGCCAGACGAGCTTCACCCTGCCGCCGCACGGACCGGTCGTGATGGCGGCCTGCCTCCCTGAGGATGTGGATGTAAAATTTATCGATGAAAACGTTGAACCGGTTGATTTTGACGCAGCCGTCGATTTTGTCGGCATCTCGATGATGCTGACCGCACAGGTCAAACGGGGCTGGGAAATCGCCGACGCGTTTCGCGCCCGCGGTGTGAAGGTTATCTGCGGCGGGATCGCCACGATGCTGCACGCCGAGGAAAGTGAACAGCATGCGGATGCTGTTTTTCTGGGAGAGGCGGAAGGCTGGATGGAACAGGTCTTTGCCGATTTCGAGGCGGGCCGGCTGCAAAAGGTTTATAATTATATGCAGAATTTTCAGCCGATTGAAAGCGTCGGAACGGCCCGGCGCGGTATTTTGAACCGCGGGATGTATAACTACAAGGGCGTGCAAATGGTCGATCTGGTGCACGCCTCCCGCGGCTGCCGCTTTAATTGTTATCCGTGCTGCGTCAACTTTTTAGGCGGCCGGAGTTTTCGTCCGCGGCCTTACGACAAAGTTGTCGAAGAAATGGCCGGCATTAATAACAACCGCCTGTTCATTGTCGATAATTCCCTGGCGCAGGATAAAGACTGGGAGATGGGCCTGTTCAAGGAAATGATTCCGCTGAAAAAGAAATGGTGCTGCCATCCGATTGAAAACGACGATAAAGTCCTGGATCTGGCGGCTCAGGCTGGCGCCTGGTTTGTGTATCAGGCGATTTTTGATTCATCCGATTTTATCCGCGAGCGCGTCAAACGCTATCACGATTACGGCATCGGCGTGGAAGGCAGTATTTTGCTGGGGCTGGATTATCATACGGAGGATTATATCAAGCGACTGGTGGATTTTCTGCTGGAAATCGAACTGGATATGGCGGAGTTTACGGTGCTGACGCCTTTTCCGCACACCCGGACCTTTGACGATCTGCATCGCGAAGGCAGAATTGCTTCATACGACTGGAACCGTTACACCTGCGGCAAAGTGGTGTTTCAGCCGAAGCTGATGACGCCTGAGGCGCTTCAGCAAATGTATTATTACGCCTGGGACACGTTTTATGAAGAAGAGCCGCAGACCTACAAAATGTTTAAAATGCTCAAAAGAGTGGTCGAAAAGGAAAAGCAGGACGGGACCTATCGACAGCGTGTCCGTCCGCAGAGATGA